In Arthrobacter sp. QXT-31, one genomic interval encodes:
- a CDS encoding extracellular solute-binding protein, which translates to MTGVTNGHLREITRRTALGALGAGIIGATVASWPRLSGTDIPGRGDNSLSIAIMGTAADAAARQRAIDAFTRLHPELRVKVQAIQAVDWKDFFTKILTMVAAGTPPDVVYVATEGAQLFAEKLAHPLDEYIRRDATDIKEFFDDVHPSLVEAFMYKGSLYQLPMDWNAANMYYNTAAFAQAGLERPADDWTHLDFRNSLAAMRKARTSDFTPYYWTNRLFGGVVPWLYANDTSFLKETRSAGGEWLWDGFYADDPSRSLRSGGYQWLEPNADDDRVFESFDYLRGLVKDGLGVRPEEGGGSSLVGLFASNRIGTTPAGGYWVQGLHEAGMGANDFDVQFFPRWKTQRHQFGTAGYAIMKTAKDKDAAWEWVKFSSSREAMELIFPNPITTPARRSMVNEQLYAGKGPAHWKVFYDTLDRFPATGPIPAPPQQAAVETALMKNVSLAVSGDERQLKQALASMQRDLELALRRQS; encoded by the coding sequence ATGACCGGAGTCACAAACGGGCACCTGCGGGAAATCACCCGCCGCACCGCCCTCGGTGCCCTTGGCGCGGGAATCATCGGAGCAACCGTGGCGTCGTGGCCCCGGCTCTCCGGCACCGACATTCCGGGCCGCGGAGACAACAGCCTCAGCATCGCCATTATGGGCACCGCCGCAGACGCCGCCGCCCGCCAGCGTGCCATCGACGCCTTCACCCGGCTCCACCCGGAGCTCAGGGTCAAGGTCCAGGCCATCCAGGCCGTGGACTGGAAAGACTTCTTCACCAAGATCCTCACCATGGTGGCCGCGGGAACTCCGCCGGACGTAGTGTACGTGGCCACCGAGGGCGCCCAGCTGTTCGCGGAAAAGCTTGCCCACCCGCTGGACGAATACATCCGTCGCGACGCCACGGACATTAAGGAGTTCTTCGATGACGTCCACCCCAGCCTGGTGGAAGCCTTCATGTACAAGGGCAGCCTCTACCAGCTCCCGATGGACTGGAACGCGGCCAACATGTACTACAACACCGCCGCCTTTGCGCAGGCCGGACTGGAGCGGCCGGCGGACGACTGGACGCACCTGGACTTCCGCAACAGCCTCGCGGCCATGCGCAAGGCCCGGACCTCGGACTTCACGCCCTACTACTGGACCAACCGCCTCTTCGGCGGCGTGGTGCCGTGGCTCTACGCCAACGACACCAGCTTCCTCAAGGAGACCAGGTCGGCGGGCGGCGAGTGGCTCTGGGACGGCTTCTACGCCGACGACCCCTCACGCAGCCTCCGTTCCGGCGGCTACCAGTGGCTGGAACCCAATGCCGACGACGACCGCGTGTTTGAGTCCTTCGACTACCTCCGCGGGCTGGTCAAGGACGGCCTGGGCGTCCGGCCCGAGGAAGGCGGCGGCAGCTCCCTGGTGGGCCTGTTCGCCTCCAACCGCATCGGCACCACGCCCGCCGGCGGTTACTGGGTGCAGGGCCTGCACGAGGCAGGCATGGGCGCGAACGATTTCGACGTCCAGTTCTTCCCGCGCTGGAAGACCCAGCGCCACCAGTTCGGCACCGCCGGCTACGCCATCATGAAGACCGCAAAGGACAAGGATGCAGCCTGGGAATGGGTCAAGTTCAGCTCCAGCCGCGAGGCCATGGAACTGATCTTCCCCAACCCGATTACGACGCCGGCGCGCCGTTCCATGGTCAACGAACAGCTGTACGCCGGCAAGGGGCCCGCCCACTGGAAGGTTTTCTACGACACCCTGGACCGTTTCCCGGCCACCGGCCCCATCCCGGCACCGCCCCAGCAGGCCGCCGTCGAAACGGCCCTGATGAAAAACGTATCGCTCGCAGTCAGCGGGGACGAGCGGCAGCTCAAGCAGGCCCTCGCCTCCATGCAGCGCGACCTTGAACTTGCCCTGAGGAGGCAGTCATGA
- a CDS encoding DivIVA domain-containing protein — protein sequence MALTPEDVVNKRFQPTKFREGYDQDEVDDFLDEIVVELRRLNQENEELRKKLAEVGSGSPAATSAVAPVVEKVPTPSKAEKDEARAKAEAEAKAAEAAKKKETEQAAPVAAQAPVTSTNVSESAAGLLAMAQQMHDRHVAEGQQQRDKIIAEAQIEASSLVNDAQEKSRKILGALEQQRSVLERKVEQLRGFERDYRSRLKAYIEGQLRDLDARGSVAAPEVGESSSAAV from the coding sequence ATGGCTTTGACGCCAGAAGACGTTGTCAACAAGCGCTTTCAGCCGACCAAGTTCCGCGAAGGCTATGACCAGGACGAAGTTGACGACTTCCTGGACGAGATCGTCGTCGAACTGCGGCGCCTGAACCAGGAGAACGAAGAACTTCGCAAGAAGCTCGCCGAAGTCGGCTCCGGATCGCCGGCAGCCACCTCCGCCGTCGCCCCCGTCGTCGAGAAGGTCCCCACGCCGTCCAAGGCCGAAAAGGACGAAGCACGCGCAAAGGCAGAAGCCGAGGCCAAGGCCGCCGAAGCTGCCAAGAAGAAGGAAACCGAGCAGGCAGCGCCCGTCGCAGCCCAGGCACCCGTCACCAGCACCAACGTCTCCGAGTCCGCTGCCGGCCTGCTGGCCATGGCGCAGCAGATGCACGACCGCCACGTTGCCGAGGGCCAGCAGCAGCGCGACAAGATCATCGCCGAGGCGCAGATTGAAGCCAGCAGCCTGGTCAACGACGCGCAGGAGAAGTCCCGCAAGATTCTGGGGGCACTGGAGCAGCAGCGTTCGGTCCTCGAGCGCAAGGTTGAGCAGCTGCGCGGCTTCGAACGCGACTACCGCTCACGCCTGAAGGCTTACATCGAAGGCCAGCTGCGCGACCTCGACGCCCGCGGTTCCGTTGCCGCCCCTGAGGTTGGCGAAAGCAGCAGCGCCGCCGTTTAG
- a CDS encoding carbohydrate ABC transporter permease translates to MSTTTPSRERPKRAVKRRSTTAAGTEGAGGAPGARTPRGNNGRHSQRWLAWIFLAPTILGMGMFTLIPIVASVVLAFFRWDIISAPAFVGFNNFSEVVQDPTVRVSFLNTIVFVVVAVALQLGLALALAIMVQEKMPAWLRVFFRSAFFFPLILSAASVSIFMRYLFNEQFGVVNWFLSLAGIPAVPWLTTPGGSAAVVILVYVWQNFGFSFLLFIGGLASIPGETYEAASIDGATGWRKHLHVTLPLLSPTTLVASVMAIISALQVFDQPYVLTRGGPGDSTRTAVMVIFESAFQRLEFGQASAIGVLLTLIIMAITAAQFRLSKRFVFYQ, encoded by the coding sequence ATGAGCACCACCACGCCATCGCGGGAGCGGCCCAAGCGGGCCGTAAAGCGCAGGAGCACGACGGCGGCCGGTACTGAAGGCGCCGGCGGCGCGCCCGGCGCCCGCACCCCGCGCGGAAACAACGGCAGGCACAGCCAGCGCTGGCTGGCCTGGATCTTCCTGGCCCCCACCATCCTGGGCATGGGCATGTTCACGCTGATCCCCATCGTGGCCTCAGTGGTCCTGGCCTTCTTCCGGTGGGACATCATTTCGGCACCCGCATTTGTTGGCTTCAACAACTTCTCCGAAGTCGTCCAGGACCCCACCGTCCGCGTGTCATTCCTGAACACCATCGTTTTCGTGGTGGTGGCCGTGGCCCTCCAGCTGGGCCTCGCACTGGCGCTGGCGATCATGGTGCAGGAGAAGATGCCGGCGTGGCTGCGCGTGTTCTTCCGGTCCGCGTTCTTCTTTCCGCTGATCCTCTCCGCCGCCTCGGTGTCCATCTTCATGAGGTACCTCTTCAACGAACAGTTCGGCGTGGTCAACTGGTTCCTGTCGCTCGCGGGCATCCCCGCGGTGCCCTGGCTGACCACACCGGGCGGGTCCGCCGCCGTCGTGATCCTTGTTTACGTGTGGCAGAACTTCGGCTTCTCCTTCCTGCTGTTTATCGGCGGCCTGGCTTCCATTCCCGGCGAGACGTACGAAGCGGCCTCGATTGACGGCGCCACCGGCTGGCGCAAGCACCTCCACGTGACCCTGCCGCTGCTGAGCCCCACCACGCTGGTGGCCTCAGTGATGGCCATCATCAGCGCCCTGCAGGTGTTCGACCAGCCCTATGTCCTGACCCGCGGCGGCCCCGGCGACTCCACCCGGACCGCCGTCATGGTGATCTTCGAATCGGCTTTCCAGCGGCTCGAATTCGGCCAGGCGTCCGCGATTGGCGTGCTGCTCACGCTGATCATCATGGCCATCACGGCCGCACAGTTCCGGCTCAGCAAACGATTCGTCTTCTACCAGTAA
- the dnaE gene encoding DNA polymerase III subunit alpha: protein MTSSNDSFVHLHTHTEYSMLDGAARLGELFDETERLGMPALATTDHGYLFGAFDFWKKATDKGIRPIIGVEAYVTPGTARGDKSRVRWGDESQRKDDVSGGGSYTHMTLLSYNNKGMRNLFRASSIASLDSVFGKWPRLDRELLNTYSEGLIATTGCPSGEIQTRLRLGQYREALEAAAEFRDIFGAENYFCELMDHGLDIERRVTGDLLRLAKELNLPLVATNDLHYTHEHDAKAHEALLAIQSGSTLLEPTYDNGGSRFAFSGSGYYLKSPQEMRELFRDHPEACDNTLLIAERCEVSFNTGANYMPRFPCPEGEDETSWLVKEVDKGLHYRYPKGIPDNVRKQADYELGVITSMGFPGYFLVVADFINWAKNNGIRVGPGRGSGAGSMVAYAMRITDLDPLQHGLIFERFLNPDRVSMPDFDVDFDDRRRPEVIDYVTRKYGDERVAMIVTYGTIKTKQALKDSSRVLGYPFSMGEQLTKALPPAVMAKDIPLADIQNKDAKRYSEAGDFRQLISTDPEAAKVFETALGIEGLKRQWGVHAAGVIMSSDPIIDVIPIMRRFQDGQVITQFDYPTSEGLGLIKMDFLGLRNLTIISDALENIKMNRGIELDLETLELDDAASYELLARGDTLGVFQLDGGPMRSLLKLMKPDNFEDISAVLALYRPGPMGANAHTDYALRKNKIQEVVPIHPELAEPLEDILGGTFGLIVYQEQVMAVAQKLAGYSLGQADILRRAMGKKKKSELDKQFAGFSQGMQDNGYSMEAVKTLWDILLPFSDYAFNKAHSAAYGVISYWTAYLKAHYAPEYMAALLTSVGDDKDKSAIYLNECRRMGITVLPPDVNESALNFTPVGEDIRFGMGAIRNVGVNVVEAMVAAREKEGAYTSFKDYLMKVPAVVCNKRTIESLIKAGAFDSLGHHRRALAMVHEEAIDSVITLKRNEAIGQFDLFAGFDEAESESSLSIEIPDLPEWEKKDKLAFERDMLGLYVSDHPLQGLEGVLSQHADQSITSIIAEDGPHDGAIVTIAGMITSLSRRIAKASGNAYARAEIEDLGGSMEVMFFGQVYGPIASVLAEDLIVVVKGRLQRRDDGAVTLNCMELSVPDLSQGTNGPLVITMPTHKATEAVVTELGDVLRNHRGNSEVRVNLQGDSRIEVMALPVHLRVNPNPSLFGDLKVLLGPACLDA from the coding sequence GTGACTTCCAGCAATGACTCGTTTGTACATCTCCACACCCACACCGAGTACTCGATGCTGGACGGCGCCGCCCGGCTCGGGGAGCTGTTCGACGAAACCGAGCGGCTGGGAATGCCCGCGCTGGCGACCACCGACCACGGCTACCTCTTCGGTGCTTTCGACTTTTGGAAGAAGGCCACGGACAAGGGCATCAGGCCCATCATCGGCGTCGAAGCCTACGTAACGCCGGGGACCGCGCGCGGGGACAAGAGCCGCGTCCGCTGGGGTGATGAGAGCCAGCGGAAGGACGACGTCTCCGGCGGCGGCTCCTACACCCACATGACGCTGCTCAGCTACAACAACAAGGGCATGCGCAACCTGTTCCGGGCATCATCGATCGCCTCCCTGGATTCCGTCTTCGGCAAATGGCCACGCCTGGACCGCGAACTGCTGAACACCTACTCCGAGGGGCTCATCGCCACCACCGGCTGCCCGTCCGGCGAGATCCAGACCCGGCTGCGGCTCGGCCAGTACCGCGAAGCGCTGGAAGCCGCGGCGGAGTTCCGGGACATCTTCGGCGCAGAGAATTACTTCTGCGAGCTGATGGACCACGGGCTGGACATCGAACGCCGTGTCACCGGCGACCTGCTGCGGCTGGCCAAGGAACTGAACCTTCCGCTCGTTGCCACCAACGACCTCCACTACACGCACGAACACGACGCCAAGGCGCACGAGGCCCTGCTGGCCATCCAGTCCGGCTCGACCCTGCTGGAGCCGACCTATGACAACGGCGGTTCCCGTTTCGCGTTTTCCGGCAGCGGCTATTACCTGAAGTCCCCGCAGGAAATGCGTGAACTCTTCCGCGACCACCCGGAAGCGTGCGACAACACGCTGCTGATCGCCGAGCGGTGCGAAGTCTCCTTCAATACCGGCGCCAACTACATGCCCCGGTTCCCCTGCCCGGAGGGCGAGGACGAAACGTCCTGGCTGGTCAAGGAAGTGGACAAGGGCCTCCACTACCGGTACCCCAAGGGCATCCCGGACAACGTCCGCAAGCAGGCAGACTACGAGCTTGGCGTCATCACGTCCATGGGGTTCCCCGGCTACTTCCTGGTGGTGGCCGACTTCATCAACTGGGCCAAGAACAACGGCATCCGCGTGGGCCCGGGACGTGGCTCCGGTGCAGGCTCCATGGTGGCCTACGCCATGCGTATCACCGACCTTGACCCGCTGCAGCACGGCCTGATCTTCGAGCGCTTCCTCAACCCGGACCGCGTCTCCATGCCTGACTTCGACGTCGACTTCGATGACCGGCGCCGCCCTGAGGTCATCGACTATGTGACCCGCAAGTACGGCGACGAGCGCGTGGCCATGATCGTCACCTACGGCACCATCAAGACCAAGCAGGCGCTGAAGGACTCCTCCCGCGTGCTCGGCTACCCCTTCAGCATGGGCGAGCAGCTGACCAAGGCACTGCCGCCTGCCGTGATGGCCAAGGATATTCCGCTCGCCGACATCCAGAACAAGGATGCCAAGCGCTACAGCGAGGCAGGGGACTTCCGCCAGCTGATCAGCACCGATCCCGAAGCCGCCAAGGTTTTCGAAACCGCCCTGGGCATCGAGGGCCTGAAACGGCAATGGGGCGTTCACGCCGCCGGCGTGATCATGTCCTCGGACCCCATCATCGACGTCATTCCGATCATGCGCCGCTTCCAGGACGGCCAGGTCATCACGCAGTTCGACTACCCGACGTCTGAGGGCCTTGGCCTGATCAAGATGGACTTCCTGGGGCTGCGGAACCTCACGATCATTTCCGACGCCCTGGAAAACATCAAGATGAACCGCGGCATCGAGCTGGACCTCGAAACGCTGGAGCTGGATGACGCGGCCTCCTACGAGCTGCTGGCCCGGGGTGACACGCTGGGCGTGTTCCAGCTCGACGGCGGGCCCATGCGCTCCCTCCTGAAGCTCATGAAGCCTGACAACTTCGAGGACATTTCCGCGGTGCTGGCGCTGTACCGGCCCGGCCCCATGGGCGCCAATGCCCACACCGACTACGCGCTCCGCAAGAACAAGATCCAGGAGGTCGTGCCGATCCATCCGGAGCTGGCGGAGCCGCTGGAGGATATCCTCGGCGGCACGTTCGGACTGATCGTGTACCAGGAGCAGGTTATGGCCGTGGCGCAGAAGCTCGCCGGCTATTCCCTGGGCCAGGCAGACATTCTGCGCCGCGCGATGGGCAAGAAGAAGAAGTCCGAGCTGGACAAGCAGTTTGCCGGCTTCTCCCAGGGCATGCAGGACAACGGCTACTCCATGGAGGCCGTCAAGACCCTGTGGGACATCCTGCTGCCCTTCTCCGACTACGCCTTCAACAAGGCCCACTCCGCCGCGTACGGCGTGATTTCCTACTGGACGGCGTACCTGAAGGCGCACTACGCGCCGGAGTACATGGCCGCGCTGCTGACCTCGGTGGGCGACGACAAGGACAAGTCGGCGATCTACCTGAACGAATGCCGGCGCATGGGCATCACGGTGCTGCCGCCGGACGTCAACGAGTCGGCACTGAACTTCACCCCGGTCGGGGAGGACATCCGTTTCGGCATGGGCGCAATCCGCAACGTCGGCGTCAACGTCGTCGAGGCCATGGTGGCGGCACGGGAAAAGGAGGGCGCCTACACCTCCTTCAAGGACTACCTCATGAAGGTCCCGGCGGTGGTGTGCAACAAGCGCACCATTGAATCCCTGATCAAGGCCGGAGCCTTTGACTCGCTCGGCCACCACCGCCGCGCGCTGGCCATGGTCCACGAAGAAGCCATCGACTCCGTCATCACTCTCAAGCGCAACGAGGCCATCGGCCAGTTCGATCTCTTTGCCGGCTTCGATGAGGCCGAGTCCGAGTCATCGCTGAGTATCGAGATCCCCGACCTGCCGGAATGGGAGAAGAAGGACAAGCTCGCGTTTGAGCGCGACATGCTGGGCCTGTACGTCTCTGACCACCCGCTGCAGGGCCTGGAAGGCGTCCTGAGCCAGCACGCCGACCAGTCCATCACCTCGATCATCGCCGAGGACGGCCCGCACGACGGCGCCATCGTCACCATCGCGGGCATGATCACCTCCCTGAGCCGCCGGATCGCGAAGGCCAGCGGCAACGCCTACGCACGGGCGGAGATCGAGGACCTCGGCGGCTCCATGGAGGTCATGTTCTTCGGCCAGGTCTACGGCCCGATCGCCTCGGTTCTTGCCGAGGACCTGATCGTGGTGGTCAAGGGCCGGCTGCAGCGGCGCGATGACGGTGCCGTGACCCTGAACTGCATGGAGCTCTCCGTGCCGGACCTCAGCCAGGGCACCAACGGACCCCTGGTGATCACCATGCCCACGCACAAGGCCACCGAGGCCGTGGTCACGGAACTGGGGGACGTGCTGCGCAACCACCGGGGCAACTCCGAGGTGCGGGTGAACCTGCAGGGCGACAGCCGCATCGAGGTCATGGCACTTCCCGTGCACCTGCGGGTGAACCCGAACCCGTCGCTGTTCGGCGACCTCAAGGTGCTGCTGGGGCCGGCCTGCCTCGACGCTTAG
- the lspA gene encoding signal peptidase II, with translation MTDDLAADAAHPASSSPRPRRGVLLSLFAGLAVFAYVFDQLTKLWVTSTMVEGERIPVLPPLLHWYYIRNSGAAFSIGENVTWVFTIIMVVVAVAILFQLRKLGSVWWALALGLLFGGALGNLTDRLFREPSFGMGHVVDFIQLPNFAIFNIADSAVVSSVVIICLLTLRGIALDGSHHSVAKREGGDNV, from the coding sequence ATGACTGACGACCTTGCCGCTGACGCAGCGCATCCAGCCTCATCATCTCCCCGGCCCCGGCGCGGCGTCCTGCTGTCCCTGTTCGCGGGGCTGGCAGTGTTCGCCTACGTCTTCGACCAGCTCACCAAGCTGTGGGTGACCAGCACCATGGTGGAGGGCGAACGGATCCCGGTTCTGCCCCCGCTGCTGCACTGGTACTACATCAGGAACTCGGGCGCTGCCTTCTCGATTGGCGAGAACGTGACCTGGGTTTTCACGATCATCATGGTGGTGGTCGCCGTCGCCATCCTGTTCCAGCTGCGCAAGCTCGGGTCCGTGTGGTGGGCGCTGGCGCTTGGGCTGTTGTTCGGCGGCGCCCTGGGAAACCTGACGGACCGGCTGTTCCGGGAGCCGTCGTTCGGAATGGGACACGTGGTGGACTTCATCCAGCTGCCCAACTTTGCCATCTTCAATATCGCCGACTCGGCCGTTGTGTCGTCGGTGGTCATCATCTGCCTCCTGACGCTGCGGGGGATCGCGCTGGACGGATCCCACCACAGCGTCGCCAAACGGGAAGGCGGCGACAATGTCTGA
- the nrdR gene encoding transcriptional regulator NrdR: protein MYCPFCRNPDSRVVDSRMADDGSAIRRRRQCPECGRRFTTVETTSLSVIKRSGVGEPFSRSKVINGVRKACQGRPVSEDDLAMLAQEVEENIRASGAAEIDAHEVGLIILGPLQKLDKVAYLRFASVYQAFESLEDFESAIALLRHESDAEAKEAAAPGAGGKASEPGDKDSAVRSPDAKNPDAKHADAKSTGKSPAAKNTAKSTL, encoded by the coding sequence ATGTACTGTCCGTTCTGCCGCAACCCTGACTCGCGCGTGGTGGACAGCCGGATGGCCGATGACGGCTCCGCTATCCGGCGCCGCCGGCAGTGCCCCGAGTGCGGGCGCCGTTTCACCACCGTGGAAACCACCAGCCTGTCCGTGATCAAGCGCTCCGGCGTCGGCGAACCCTTCAGCCGCAGCAAGGTCATCAACGGCGTGCGCAAGGCCTGCCAGGGACGGCCCGTCAGCGAGGACGACCTCGCCATGCTCGCGCAGGAAGTCGAAGAGAACATCCGGGCCTCCGGTGCGGCGGAAATCGACGCCCACGAGGTTGGCCTGATCATCCTCGGTCCGCTGCAGAAGCTGGACAAGGTGGCGTACCTCCGCTTCGCCAGCGTCTATCAGGCGTTTGAATCGCTCGAGGACTTCGAATCAGCCATTGCGCTGCTCCGGCACGAGTCCGACGCCGAGGCCAAGGAGGCGGCAGCCCCCGGGGCCGGGGGCAAGGCGTCCGAGCCCGGGGACAAGGACTCCGCGGTCAGGAGCCCGGACGCCAAGAACCCGGACGCCAAGCACGCCGACGCCAAGAGTACAGGCAAGAGCCCGGCAGCGAAGAACACCGCGAAGAGCACGCTCTAA
- a CDS encoding RluA family pseudouridine synthase, giving the protein MSERVVVPEELDGSRVDAGLAKLMGMSRSSAATLIAEGNVTSGGKPVGKSAKLASGTVLDITVPERRDPLEVVEEVVEGLKILLDDDDFVVVDKPVGVAAHPSPGWVGPTVVGGLAGAGYRISTSGAPERAGIVHRLDVGTSGVMVVAKTEPAYTALKRAFKERTVDKVYHTVVQGLPDPLQGTIDAPIGRHPGHDWRFAVIEDGRPSVTHYEVLEAFGKATLVEVHLETGRTHQIRVHFAALRHPCAGDLTYGADPRLAATLGLTRQWLHARELGFDHPRTGERITVTSEYPEDLAYALEVLGSGKA; this is encoded by the coding sequence ATGTCTGAGCGGGTCGTGGTCCCCGAGGAGCTGGACGGCAGCCGGGTCGACGCCGGGCTGGCCAAGCTGATGGGCATGTCGCGGTCATCCGCGGCCACCCTGATCGCCGAAGGCAATGTCACCAGCGGCGGGAAACCGGTGGGCAAGTCAGCCAAGCTCGCATCCGGAACAGTGCTGGACATCACGGTCCCTGAGCGCCGGGATCCCCTTGAAGTCGTGGAGGAAGTTGTGGAAGGCCTGAAGATCCTGCTGGATGACGACGACTTTGTGGTGGTCGACAAGCCGGTGGGAGTCGCGGCGCACCCGTCGCCGGGCTGGGTGGGCCCCACTGTGGTCGGCGGACTGGCCGGCGCGGGCTATCGCATCTCCACATCCGGCGCCCCGGAACGTGCAGGCATTGTCCACCGCCTCGACGTCGGGACCTCAGGCGTGATGGTGGTGGCCAAGACGGAGCCCGCCTACACCGCCCTCAAGCGGGCGTTCAAGGAACGCACCGTGGACAAGGTCTACCACACTGTGGTCCAGGGCCTGCCGGATCCCCTGCAGGGCACCATCGACGCGCCCATCGGCCGCCATCCCGGCCACGACTGGCGTTTCGCCGTCATCGAGGACGGCCGGCCGTCCGTGACCCACTATGAGGTCCTCGAGGCGTTCGGCAAGGCAACCCTGGTGGAGGTGCATCTGGAGACCGGCAGGACCCACCAGATCCGGGTCCATTTCGCGGCCCTCCGCCATCCCTGTGCCGGCGACCTCACTTACGGGGCCGATCCGCGGCTCGCCGCCACCCTGGGGCTCACCCGGCAGTGGCTGCACGCCCGTGAACTGGGCTTTGACCACCCGCGCACCGGGGAGCGCATCACCGTGACCAGCGAGTACCCCGAGGACCTCGCCTATGCGCTGGAAGTCCTGGGGTCCGGCAAGGCCTGA
- the hisD gene encoding histidinol dehydrogenase produces the protein MTTSPDSPTSPDSQGRQNIPAVDFRTVDLRGRSLSLAELREAVPRARQQTVADAEQKVTDIITAVRQRGFAALADFAQKFDDVEQAHPRVPAEALQSALEGLDPAVRSALEESISRARRFADGQRPADVDISLGDGAVVSQKWVPVKRVGLYVPGGLAVYPSSVIMNVVPALAAGVESIALASPPQKDFGGLPHPTILAAAALLGIDEVYAIGGAQAIAAFAYGVPGDAGAAALEPVDVVTGPGNIFVATAKRLVKGVVGIDSEAGTTEIAILADSTARPSFVAADLISQAEHDPKAASVLITDSLKLASDVREELELQAASTKHSERVREALSGPQSGVVLVDDLEQGIAACDAYAAEHLEIMTADAPAVAARIRNAGAIFVGDYSPVSLGDYCAGSNHVLPTSGTAAFSSGLNVTTFLRAIQVINYSEAALGQVSGHIVSLSGAEDLPAHGDAVTVRFQAGR, from the coding sequence GTGACCACTTCTCCGGACAGCCCCACCAGCCCAGATTCGCAGGGACGCCAGAATATCCCCGCCGTCGACTTCCGCACCGTTGACCTGCGCGGCCGCAGCCTCAGCCTGGCCGAACTCCGCGAGGCGGTGCCCCGGGCCCGGCAGCAGACGGTCGCGGACGCCGAGCAGAAGGTCACGGACATCATCACGGCTGTCCGGCAGCGCGGCTTTGCCGCCCTTGCGGACTTCGCGCAGAAGTTCGACGACGTGGAGCAGGCCCACCCGCGTGTTCCGGCCGAGGCGCTCCAGTCGGCCCTCGAGGGGCTTGATCCGGCCGTGCGTTCGGCGCTGGAAGAGTCCATCAGCCGCGCCCGGCGGTTCGCGGACGGGCAGCGGCCGGCCGACGTCGACATCTCCCTCGGCGACGGCGCGGTGGTGAGCCAGAAGTGGGTGCCGGTTAAACGCGTGGGACTCTACGTTCCCGGCGGCCTGGCGGTGTATCCGTCCTCCGTGATCATGAACGTCGTTCCGGCGCTGGCCGCAGGGGTGGAATCGATCGCGCTGGCGTCGCCGCCGCAGAAGGACTTTGGCGGTCTTCCGCACCCGACCATCCTGGCCGCCGCGGCGCTGCTGGGTATTGACGAGGTGTACGCCATCGGCGGGGCGCAGGCCATCGCCGCCTTCGCCTACGGTGTGCCCGGTGATGCCGGCGCCGCCGCGCTGGAACCGGTCGACGTCGTGACCGGCCCCGGGAACATCTTCGTGGCCACAGCAAAGCGCCTCGTCAAGGGCGTGGTGGGAATCGACTCCGAGGCAGGTACCACCGAAATCGCCATCCTTGCGGACTCCACGGCCCGTCCCTCCTTCGTTGCCGCCGACCTGATCAGCCAGGCCGAGCACGACCCGAAGGCTGCCTCGGTCCTGATCACGGATTCGCTCAAGCTCGCCTCGGACGTCCGTGAGGAGCTGGAACTGCAGGCGGCATCCACCAAGCACAGCGAGCGGGTCCGCGAGGCGCTGTCCGGTCCGCAGTCCGGCGTCGTGCTTGTCGACGACCTCGAGCAGGGCATCGCGGCGTGCGACGCGTACGCGGCCGAGCACCTGGAGATCATGACGGCGGACGCTCCCGCCGTGGCTGCGAGGATCCGCAACGCCGGTGCCATCTTTGTCGGGGACTACAGCCCGGTCAGCCTGGGTGACTACTGCGCCGGCTCCAACCACGTGCTTCCCACGAGCGGCACGGCGGCGTTTTCGTCCGGGCTGAACGTCACGACGTTCCTGCGCGCCATCCAGGTCATCAACTACTCGGAGGCTGCACTGGGGCAGGTCAGCGGGCACATCGTCAGCCTGTCCGGAGCGGAGGATCTCCCGGCGCACGGCGATGCGGTCACGGTCCGCTTCCAGGCTGGGCGCTGA
- a CDS encoding flavin reductase family protein — MKAGRSISVTSDEAAFEGTFKEMFRRHAAGVAIITVNYDGVPYGFTATSVASLSAKPPRFTFNMARSSSSWPAVANTTYIGVHMLGLENQELADRFARTKERFAGDHWAHGPHDVPVLKDVAGWLIGKIQMRLSFENNAVVVVEVVEGQVGEDGSPLLYHSGTYGQPVPLDYEI; from the coding sequence ATGAAAGCAGGGAGATCGATTTCAGTGACGTCAGATGAAGCCGCCTTCGAGGGCACGTTCAAAGAGATGTTCCGCCGGCATGCAGCAGGCGTTGCCATCATCACCGTGAACTACGACGGCGTCCCTTACGGCTTCACGGCAACGTCAGTTGCCTCGCTGTCCGCCAAGCCGCCGCGCTTCACCTTCAACATGGCGCGCAGTTCCAGCTCGTGGCCGGCGGTCGCCAACACCACCTACATCGGCGTGCACATGCTGGGGCTGGAGAACCAGGAACTGGCCGACCGGTTCGCCCGGACCAAGGAACGCTTCGCCGGCGACCACTGGGCCCACGGACCCCATGACGTGCCGGTGCTCAAGGACGTTGCCGGCTGGCTGATAGGCAAGATCCAGATGCGCCTGTCCTTCGAGAACAACGCGGTCGTGGTGGTCGAGGTGGTGGAAGGGCAGGTCGGCGAGGACGGCTCACCGCTGCTGTACCACTCGGGAACCTACGGCCAGCCGGTTCCGCTCGACTACGAAATCTAA